A portion of the Adhaeribacter radiodurans genome contains these proteins:
- a CDS encoding EamA family transporter — protein MSQKTAAPRWLVLVAFANIYIVWGSTYLAIVFGLDGIPPFILSFLRFLSAGIILFGWCLLKKESFPAWKNLGRNTICGTLMLVGGSGLVTWAEQFISSGSAAIIIATEPFWFILLDKKCWSTYLSHKLIIAGLLIGFLGVILFFVQSGNTASTSSGQLTAYLVLLGSSVLWVVGSLLSKSKTSKQDSTIMTTAEQLMAAGVVSLLISLLTQEWPGFSFAEVSLRAWGGLLFLIVMGSLVAYLSFIWLISVRPPALVSTHTYINPVVAVLLGGLFAAEKINLLQIGALLVILVGVLLTNIPGYKKQLLPSD, from the coding sequence ATGAGTCAAAAGACTGCTGCTCCCCGTTGGCTGGTTTTAGTAGCCTTCGCGAATATTTACATTGTTTGGGGTTCTACTTACCTGGCCATTGTATTTGGACTGGATGGTATTCCGCCGTTTATTTTATCTTTTTTACGTTTCCTTTCGGCTGGTATTATTTTGTTTGGTTGGTGTTTGCTCAAAAAAGAATCTTTTCCTGCCTGGAAGAACCTGGGCCGAAATACTATTTGTGGCACGCTAATGCTGGTAGGTGGCTCCGGATTAGTTACCTGGGCCGAGCAATTTATTAGTTCGGGCAGTGCGGCTATTATTATTGCTACCGAACCTTTCTGGTTTATTCTGCTGGATAAAAAATGCTGGTCTACTTACTTGTCGCACAAACTCATAATTGCGGGTTTATTAATTGGATTCCTCGGAGTAATCTTGTTTTTTGTGCAATCTGGTAATACAGCGAGTACTTCTTCGGGGCAATTAACGGCGTACCTGGTTCTGTTGGGCAGTTCGGTTTTATGGGTAGTAGGGTCATTACTTTCTAAAAGTAAAACTTCTAAGCAAGATTCCACTATTATGACCACGGCCGAGCAGTTAATGGCCGCTGGGGTGGTAAGTTTACTCATTAGTTTGCTTACCCAGGAATGGCCCGGGTTTTCCTTTGCCGAAGTATCTTTAAGAGCCTGGGGTGGTTTACTTTTTTTAATTGTTATGGGTTCCTTAGTGGCCTATTTATCTTTTATCTGGCTTATTTCGGTGCGGCCACCAGCTCTGGTGAGTACCCACACGTACATTAACCCGGTAGTGGCCGTATTACTAGGCGGTTTATTTGCGGCCGAGAAAATTAATCTTTTGCAGATAGGTGCGTTACTGGTTATTCTGGTTGGCGTATTACTTACTAATATTCCGGGTTACAAAAAGCAGTTGCTGCCGTCTGATTAA
- a CDS encoding CGNR zinc finger domain-containing protein: MAHQNTIETIPFDGGVLCLDFINTIRNRKVTSLHNYLATYQNFIIWCSRIQQWPEEWLNNLYTYSQEQPAKAKVALHNILATRENMYAIFSAIAAEAIPDAGEIAIFNQHLTTALSQVALTFENTQYTVLVRMQENDLERPLKTILYSAYQTLTQTDRKKIKECAECGWLFLDTTKNGKRQWCNPGYCGSTSKARRYYHRKKGNEQK, encoded by the coding sequence ATGGCGCATCAAAATACAATAGAAACCATTCCGTTTGATGGGGGTGTTCTTTGTTTAGATTTTATTAATACAATAAGAAATCGAAAAGTTACCTCTCTGCATAATTACTTAGCTACTTACCAGAACTTTATAATTTGGTGCAGCAGAATTCAGCAATGGCCGGAAGAATGGTTAAATAATTTATACACGTACAGCCAGGAACAGCCAGCAAAAGCAAAAGTTGCCTTGCATAACATTCTAGCTACCCGCGAGAATATGTATGCCATTTTTTCGGCAATTGCCGCCGAAGCTATTCCCGATGCGGGCGAGATTGCTATTTTTAACCAGCATTTAACTACCGCTTTAAGTCAGGTGGCCCTTACTTTTGAGAATACCCAGTATACCGTGCTGGTAAGGATGCAAGAAAATGACTTAGAACGACCCTTAAAAACTATTCTGTATTCGGCTTACCAAACCTTAACCCAAACTGACCGAAAAAAAATAAAAGAATGTGCGGAGTGCGGTTGGTTATTTTTAGATACCACTAAAAATGGTAAAAGGCAGTGGTGCAATCCGGGTTACTGCGGCAGCACTTCTAAAGCCCGGCGGTATTACCATCGTAAAAAAGGAAATGAACAGAAATAA
- a CDS encoding FAD-binding protein, whose protein sequence is MKRRPFIKLSSAATAGSALLPVTKWLPDEKIKNWAGNIIYSTSSVAYPKTQEEVQAFIKNHAKLKILGTRHCFNRIADSKDYLLSTKQLNKVISLDTQAHTVTVEGGIKYGELAPYLHEKGYALPNLASLPHISVAGSITTATHGSGVENGNLATPVVGLEIVTADGQVHTFTKEKDSDTFNGVVVGLGALGLITKVTLALQPTFQMRQFVYERLPMDQLKNNFEKIVSAGYSVSLFTDWQNNSINEVWIKSRLDDAANSNAKPNFYGATAATKNLHPIAEVSAENCTEQMGVPGPWHERLPHFKMGFTPSSGVELQSEYFVPREQAMEAIQAIARLGKQISPHLFISEIRTIAADNFWLSPCYQRPSVALHFTWKQDWPAVSKLLPIIEKELAPFNARPHWGKLFTVSPQVLASRYDKFADFKKLVAQYDPNGKFRNEFLNSTIFSS, encoded by the coding sequence ATGAAAAGAAGACCTTTTATAAAATTATCTTCGGCGGCAACTGCCGGCAGTGCGCTTTTACCGGTAACCAAATGGCTACCCGACGAAAAAATAAAAAACTGGGCGGGTAATATTATTTACAGCACCAGCTCTGTTGCCTACCCCAAAACTCAGGAAGAAGTACAGGCTTTCATTAAAAATCATGCAAAGTTAAAAATACTGGGTACCCGCCATTGCTTTAACCGCATTGCCGATAGTAAAGACTACCTGCTTTCGACTAAACAGTTAAATAAAGTAATTTCTTTGGATACCCAGGCGCATACTGTTACGGTAGAAGGCGGCATAAAATACGGCGAACTGGCTCCTTACCTCCACGAAAAAGGCTACGCACTCCCTAATTTAGCTTCTCTACCTCATATTTCGGTGGCGGGTTCTATTACAACGGCTACTCATGGTTCCGGCGTAGAGAACGGTAATTTAGCTACTCCAGTGGTAGGCTTAGAAATAGTAACCGCCGACGGCCAAGTGCATACTTTTACGAAAGAAAAAGATAGCGATACATTTAACGGTGTAGTAGTAGGTTTAGGGGCGCTGGGCCTGATTACCAAAGTAACTTTAGCTTTGCAACCCACCTTCCAGATGCGGCAATTTGTTTACGAAAGGTTGCCTATGGACCAGTTGAAAAACAATTTTGAAAAAATAGTATCGGCGGGTTACAGTGTAAGTTTATTTACGGACTGGCAAAATAACAGCATTAACGAAGTCTGGATTAAAAGCCGCCTGGACGATGCCGCGAATTCCAACGCTAAACCAAACTTTTACGGAGCCACGGCCGCTACAAAAAACCTGCACCCCATTGCGGAAGTATCCGCCGAAAACTGTACCGAACAAATGGGCGTTCCGGGTCCTTGGCACGAACGCTTACCGCATTTTAAAATGGGCTTTACTCCCAGCAGCGGCGTAGAATTACAATCCGAATATTTTGTGCCACGCGAACAGGCCATGGAAGCTATACAAGCTATTGCGCGTTTAGGGAAGCAAATTAGTCCGCACTTGTTTATTTCCGAAATCCGGACCATTGCCGCGGATAATTTTTGGTTGAGCCCTTGTTACCAACGGCCAAGCGTGGCCCTGCATTTTACCTGGAAGCAAGATTGGCCGGCAGTAAGTAAATTATTACCCATAATTGAAAAAGAATTAGCCCCCTTTAATGCCCGCCCGCACTGGGGCAAGTTATTTACCGTATCTCCGCAGGTGTTGGCTTCGCGTTACGATAAATTCGCTGATTTCAAAAAGTTAGTAGCCCAATACGACCCGAATGGTAAATTCCGTAACGAATTCCTGAATAGTACTATTTTTAGCAGTTAG
- a CDS encoding MFS transporter, whose translation MEQVVEKERKKSILQEITSKTDQIDQKVKYRIFLSVFFFLSGFNFASWASRIPTIKAALNLNEAELGSVLLTMPISSMIGLPISGWLVSRFDTRIPLTLAFFLNALSLSLIGLAQSTLSLVIALFLFSLSTRIFNISMNTQAITLQKQFDRKINGSFHGLWSTGGIVGVAVTTLIISQGISIVPHLVTVSVVTIVITLLSYQQLLRNDRSTGKDKKSMAKPDAYILYLGLLVFFAAICEGGMFDWSGIYFQKVVKEEVFTIGYLIFMTFMAFSRFVSDRIIDKIGMAPTYIMSAMCIFTGINLAIFFPTFWPALIGFSFVGFGTAAVIPMTYTLAGGSEKYSAGVAISLVASFGIVGMLLGPPLIGYLAHAFNLKMSFITFAFSGLMLIPISRLFFRLTKQN comes from the coding sequence ATGGAACAAGTAGTTGAAAAGGAGCGGAAGAAAAGTATCCTGCAAGAAATAACCTCCAAGACCGACCAAATAGATCAAAAAGTTAAGTACCGCATTTTTCTCAGCGTATTTTTCTTTCTTTCAGGATTTAACTTTGCCAGTTGGGCTTCGCGTATTCCCACTATAAAAGCAGCTTTGAATTTGAATGAAGCCGAATTAGGCTCGGTTCTCCTTACCATGCCTATTAGTTCTATGATTGGACTGCCTATTTCAGGTTGGTTGGTTTCCCGGTTTGATACGCGTATTCCGTTAACCCTGGCTTTTTTCCTGAATGCCCTTAGTCTATCTTTAATTGGTTTGGCACAATCCACTTTAAGTCTGGTTATAGCGCTGTTTTTATTTTCTTTAAGTACCCGCATTTTTAACATTTCCATGAATACCCAGGCTATTACTTTACAAAAGCAATTCGACCGAAAAATAAACGGGAGTTTTCACGGGCTTTGGAGTACAGGTGGTATTGTAGGAGTGGCGGTTACTACTTTAATTATATCCCAGGGAATTTCTATTGTGCCGCATTTAGTAACTGTATCGGTGGTTACGATTGTAATTACGTTGCTTTCGTACCAGCAATTATTACGCAACGACCGCTCCACCGGAAAAGATAAAAAATCCATGGCTAAGCCGGATGCCTATATTTTATACTTAGGCTTATTAGTATTTTTTGCGGCTATTTGCGAAGGCGGCATGTTTGACTGGAGCGGCATTTATTTTCAGAAAGTAGTAAAAGAAGAGGTTTTTACCATTGGCTATTTAATTTTCATGACATTCATGGCCTTTTCCCGGTTTGTGTCGGATCGTATTATTGATAAAATAGGGATGGCTCCTACGTACATTATGAGTGCCATGTGCATTTTTACCGGTATAAATTTAGCAATTTTCTTCCCGACCTTCTGGCCGGCTTTAATTGGCTTTTCATTTGTGGGGTTTGGCACGGCGGCCGTTATTCCCATGACCTACACGTTGGCCGGAGGCTCGGAGAAATATTCGGCGGGAGTAGCTATTTCTTTAGTGGCTTCATTCGGGATTGTGGGTATGCTACTGGGTCCGCCTTTAATTGGTTACCTTGCCCACGCTTTTAATCTAAAAATGTCCTTTATCACTTTTGCTTTTTCCGGCCTGATGCTTATTCCTATATCGCGGTTATTTTTCAGATTAACTAAACAAAATTAA
- a CDS encoding bifunctional helix-turn-helix domain-containing protein/methylated-DNA--[protein]-cysteine S-methyltransferase: MNIQDQVNYNRIAEAIAYIQTNFKDQPNLDDVAEKVNLSPFHFQRIFNEWAGTSPKKFLQYISVNYAKKLLTEKQATLFDAAYETGLSSTSRLHDMFVNIEGMTPAEYKNGGRNLVINYSFAESPFGRIIIASTSKGVCYMAFNEDETQSFLDLKCKFPNATFRQNLDLLQQNALFIFQHDWSKLNQIKLHLKGTSFQLKVWEALLQIPLGSLSTYGSIARKIELPNASRAVGTAIGSNPVAFLIPCHRVIQSSGSFGGYMWGPTRKTAMIGWEASQVNPE, translated from the coding sequence ATGAACATTCAGGACCAAGTTAATTATAACCGCATTGCCGAGGCAATCGCTTATATTCAAACCAACTTTAAAGACCAGCCCAATCTGGATGATGTGGCGGAAAAAGTAAATTTAAGTCCGTTTCATTTTCAGCGAATTTTTAACGAATGGGCAGGAACCAGCCCTAAGAAATTTTTGCAGTACATTAGCGTGAATTACGCCAAAAAGCTGCTGACCGAAAAACAGGCAACTTTGTTCGATGCTGCCTACGAAACCGGACTTTCCAGCACCAGTCGCCTGCACGATATGTTTGTGAACATTGAAGGCATGACTCCGGCGGAGTATAAAAATGGCGGTAGAAATCTGGTTATCAACTACAGCTTTGCCGAAAGCCCATTCGGAAGAATTATTATTGCATCTACGAGTAAAGGAGTTTGTTACATGGCTTTTAACGAAGACGAAACTCAGTCTTTCCTCGATTTAAAATGTAAATTTCCGAATGCTACCTTCCGTCAGAACCTGGATTTGCTGCAACAAAATGCTTTATTCATATTTCAACACGATTGGAGCAAGCTGAACCAGATTAAGCTGCATTTAAAAGGAACCTCTTTTCAATTAAAAGTTTGGGAAGCTTTGCTGCAAATTCCCTTGGGCAGCCTTTCTACGTACGGTTCTATTGCCCGGAAAATTGAGCTCCCGAATGCGTCTCGCGCTGTAGGTACCGCTATTGGCAGCAATCCGGTTGCCTTTTTAATCCCGTGCCACCGGGTAATTCAATCTTCCGGAAGTTTTGGCGGCTACATGTGGGGGCCAACCCGTAAAACTGCCATGATCGGCTGGGAAGCCTCACAAGTAAATCCGGAATAA
- a CDS encoding alpha-ketoglutarate-dependent dioxygenase AlkB family protein, whose amino-acid sequence MNLFDYPANPTLNLLPKDGTVNYFGKIFSPEEADNYLNRLLTNIAWKNDEANIFGKTIIIKRKVAWYGDQEFEYTYSNITKKALPWTKELLELKTTIEAETGETFNSCLLNLYHTGEEGMAWHSDGEKDLKKDGAIGSLSFGAERKFSFKHKQTKEIVSMVLEHGSLLIMKGTTQTHWLHRLPPTNAAHQARVNLTFRTIVF is encoded by the coding sequence ATGAACTTGTTTGACTACCCTGCCAACCCTACCCTAAACTTATTACCTAAAGACGGAACGGTTAATTATTTCGGTAAAATTTTCTCCCCCGAAGAAGCCGATAATTATCTGAACCGACTGCTAACCAACATTGCCTGGAAAAATGACGAAGCAAACATTTTCGGTAAAACTATTATTATCAAAAGAAAAGTGGCCTGGTACGGCGATCAGGAATTTGAATACACCTACTCCAACATTACCAAAAAAGCCCTGCCATGGACTAAAGAATTATTAGAATTAAAAACTACAATAGAAGCCGAAACCGGCGAAACTTTTAATTCGTGCTTGCTTAACCTTTACCATACCGGCGAAGAAGGAATGGCCTGGCACAGCGATGGCGAAAAAGACTTGAAGAAAGATGGCGCGATTGGCTCATTAAGTTTTGGGGCCGAACGTAAGTTTAGTTTTAAACATAAACAAACCAAAGAAATTGTTTCAATGGTACTGGAACACGGTAGTTTACTAATAATGAAAGGTACTACCCAAACGCATTGGCTGCACCGCTTGCCACCTACCAATGCCGCCCACCAGGCCCGGGTAAATCTAACCTTCCGGACAATTGTTTTTTAA
- a CDS encoding NAD-dependent epimerase/dehydratase family protein yields the protein MNKKVIITGATGMVGEGVLHECLQHPDIAEVLLLNRRPSGVTHPKVKELIQPDFLKFSEIQFDFTPYDACFFCLGVSSVGMSKEEYYRATYELTMGVAKTLVAQNPNLIFCYVSGAGTDSSEKGSSNWARVKGKTENDLLKLPFKKAYMFRPGFLQPTPGLNNTLKMYSYIKWLVPLLRPFLSNYMSTLQELGLAMINVVEQGYGKPILEVKDIKALAKF from the coding sequence ATGAACAAAAAAGTAATAATTACCGGCGCTACCGGCATGGTAGGAGAGGGAGTACTGCACGAATGCCTGCAACACCCCGACATAGCAGAAGTATTGCTCTTAAATCGCCGGCCAAGTGGAGTTACGCACCCAAAAGTAAAAGAGTTAATTCAACCTGATTTTTTAAAGTTTTCGGAAATACAGTTTGATTTTACTCCTTACGATGCTTGCTTTTTTTGTTTGGGAGTTTCGTCGGTGGGTATGAGCAAAGAAGAGTACTACCGCGCTACTTACGAACTTACAATGGGGGTAGCTAAAACCTTGGTTGCGCAAAACCCCAATTTGATTTTTTGTTACGTGTCCGGGGCCGGCACAGATAGTTCCGAAAAAGGAAGTTCGAATTGGGCACGGGTAAAAGGAAAAACGGAGAACGATTTACTAAAACTACCTTTCAAAAAAGCCTACATGTTCCGGCCCGGGTTTTTGCAACCTACTCCCGGTTTAAATAATACTTTAAAAATGTATTCTTACATTAAGTGGCTGGTACCGCTATTACGTCCTTTTTTATCTAATTACATGTCCACCTTGCAGGAACTGGGTTTGGCCATGATAAATGTGGTAGAGCAAGGCTACGGAAAACCAATCCTGGAAGTAAAGGATATTAAAGCCTTAGCTAAATTTTGA
- a CDS encoding aldo/keto reductase codes for MEFRQLGGSGLFVPVLSFGTATFGGSGNFFKAWGSTQVEEATRLIDICMEAGVNFFDTADIYSQGLSEEILGKAIAGKRDKMIISTKGTFPFGSGPNNQGSSRFHLIKQVEGSLKRLGTDYIDLYHMHGFDGNTPVEETLHTLNTLVQAGKIRYIAASNFSGWHLMKSLAVSEKYGWPKYVGHQVYYSLANRDYEWELMPLGIDQKVGSLIWSPLAAGRLGGKYRRNQPLPPDSRVAQGGSPVPEAVVNEEVFYNTIDALEELAAEVGKTVAQVALNWLLQRPTVTSIIIGARNEEQLRQNLDAVGWNLTVEQVKKLDKASEVPAVYPYWHQRQNTKLNPLPQFYKK; via the coding sequence ATGGAATTTAGACAGTTAGGTGGTTCGGGGTTATTTGTACCGGTTTTAAGTTTTGGTACGGCCACTTTTGGAGGCAGCGGAAATTTCTTTAAAGCCTGGGGCAGCACCCAGGTAGAAGAAGCCACGCGGCTAATTGATATCTGCATGGAAGCAGGCGTTAACTTTTTTGATACCGCCGATATTTATTCGCAAGGTTTGTCAGAAGAAATTCTGGGTAAAGCCATTGCGGGTAAACGCGACAAAATGATTATTTCTACAAAAGGTACTTTTCCGTTCGGCTCAGGACCAAATAACCAGGGGTCTTCCCGTTTTCATTTAATAAAACAAGTAGAAGGCAGCTTAAAACGGCTCGGTACTGATTATATTGATTTATACCACATGCATGGTTTCGACGGCAACACTCCCGTTGAAGAAACCTTACACACCTTGAATACATTGGTGCAAGCAGGTAAAATCCGGTACATTGCCGCTTCTAATTTCTCGGGCTGGCATTTAATGAAATCTTTAGCTGTGTCGGAGAAATACGGCTGGCCCAAGTACGTGGGGCACCAGGTATATTATTCGTTAGCTAACCGCGATTATGAATGGGAACTCATGCCGTTGGGTATCGATCAGAAAGTGGGTAGCTTAATCTGGTCGCCGCTGGCGGCGGGTCGATTAGGTGGTAAGTACCGCCGAAACCAGCCTTTGCCGCCGGATAGCCGTGTAGCACAGGGCGGTAGTCCCGTACCCGAAGCCGTAGTAAACGAAGAAGTATTTTACAATACCATTGATGCCTTAGAGGAACTAGCCGCCGAAGTAGGTAAAACCGTGGCCCAGGTAGCCCTAAATTGGTTGCTGCAACGCCCTACCGTTACCAGCATTATTATTGGTGCCCGGAACGAAGAACAATTAAGGCAAAACCTGGATGCCGTTGGCTGGAACCTGACTGTAGAACAAGTAAAAAAACTAGACAAAGCCAGCGAAGTACCCGCTGTTTATCCTTACTGGCACCAACGGCAGAACACAAAATTAAATCCTCTACCCCAATTCTATAAAAAGTAA
- a CDS encoding DinB family protein, which produces MQQDQVIRDNLVKLLRSGQAFKPLEEVLSGINVEEAGKKVPKLPYTLWQVIEHLRIALFDILDFSRGPNYESPEWPAGYWLEEIAPANQEALDTSIQTIQDGLEQMIQLVQDPANNLYTPFAHGTGQNLLREALLVAEHNAYHLGEIIILRRLLGNWE; this is translated from the coding sequence ATGCAACAAGACCAAGTTATCCGCGACAATTTAGTAAAACTACTAAGAAGCGGGCAGGCTTTTAAACCTTTGGAGGAGGTTTTATCAGGCATAAATGTAGAAGAAGCCGGTAAAAAGGTACCAAAACTGCCGTATACTCTTTGGCAGGTAATAGAACATTTACGCATTGCCTTGTTCGATATTTTGGATTTTAGCCGGGGCCCGAACTATGAATCGCCGGAATGGCCCGCCGGGTACTGGCTCGAAGAAATTGCTCCGGCTAACCAGGAAGCACTGGATACTAGTATTCAAACGATTCAGGACGGTCTGGAACAAATGATTCAACTGGTGCAGGATCCTGCTAACAACCTTTATACCCCTTTTGCTCATGGTACCGGCCAAAATTTACTTCGGGAAGCCTTATTAGTAGCCGAACACAATGCTTATCATTTAGGTGAAATTATTATACTGCGCAGACTTTTAGGAAATTGGGAGTAG
- a CDS encoding VOC family protein, whose translation MEESKSNMENTGSISGATPKVTGIGGIFFFSDNPKETREWYAKNLGLEVNEWGATFKSRDVNCPDQVNSLQWSPFKSKSEYFAPSKKEFMINYRVQNLEGLIKKLRENGVTIIDEMETYEYGKFIHIMDAEGNKIELWEPL comes from the coding sequence ATGGAAGAATCAAAAAGCAACATGGAGAATACAGGTTCAATAAGTGGTGCAACTCCCAAGGTGACAGGAATTGGTGGAATTTTCTTTTTCTCTGACAATCCAAAAGAAACGAGAGAATGGTACGCCAAAAATTTAGGCCTCGAGGTAAATGAGTGGGGCGCCACTTTTAAATCCAGGGATGTAAACTGCCCAGATCAAGTAAATTCTCTCCAATGGTCACCTTTTAAAAGTAAAAGCGAATATTTTGCACCTTCTAAAAAAGAGTTTATGATTAATTACCGAGTTCAGAATTTAGAAGGACTTATAAAAAAGTTAAGAGAAAACGGAGTTACTATTATTGATGAAATGGAAACGTATGAATACGGGAAGTTTATTCACATAATGGATGCCGAAGGAAACAAGATAGAACTCTGGGAACCCCTGTAA
- a CDS encoding sialidase family protein, with the protein MKKVMYTLILPLVVVSGLVLANREIINETAKKPDAKTKKTETAKIVFKSTDGGQTWQDISKWLPKTLRVDSIRGNSFFANDKGLFLRVRNGLYHNTPNATSPFWTKETFPDEHSSIAPGKSGMSAHNYWGVNLKTTNGTSVWSPIFENFQAARLRSVFETPEGTIFIAINRGIIRSTDNGKTWKHVYAGGLVGNLAESNGVLLATSRRRIIRSTDNGDNWAPVISEDRVAFDVKPIKGGFVAITSNSESNTPNTSRLSTSYDGGKTWQPIHSALRDKVVIDSIGRTWNDRINDRLRVHAYMTSITQVGENFFSAHPGGIFRSSDKGKTWELLLPSVEDKGFNLFVSGNVIYAIPSRGGC; encoded by the coding sequence ATGAAAAAAGTTATGTATACTCTGATCTTACCGCTGGTTGTGGTAAGCGGACTAGTATTGGCTAATCGCGAGATCATTAATGAAACTGCTAAAAAGCCAGACGCAAAAACAAAGAAGACTGAGACGGCAAAGATCGTTTTTAAATCTACAGATGGCGGACAAACCTGGCAGGACATCAGCAAATGGCTGCCCAAAACTTTACGGGTAGATAGTATTCGGGGAAATAGCTTCTTTGCAAATGATAAAGGCCTGTTCTTAAGGGTTAGAAACGGACTCTATCACAATACACCAAATGCCACCTCTCCTTTTTGGACGAAAGAAACTTTCCCTGACGAACATAGCAGCATTGCCCCCGGTAAGTCCGGGATGTCTGCCCATAATTACTGGGGTGTAAATCTGAAAACAACAAACGGAACGAGTGTATGGTCGCCGATATTCGAAAATTTTCAGGCGGCACGACTACGCAGCGTTTTTGAGACCCCCGAAGGTACCATTTTCATCGCCATCAACAGAGGCATTATTAGGTCCACTGATAATGGAAAAACCTGGAAACATGTCTATGCCGGAGGCTTGGTAGGGAATCTGGCCGAGTCGAATGGCGTACTGCTGGCGACCAGTAGGAGAAGAATAATAAGATCGACCGATAATGGCGACAACTGGGCGCCGGTGATCAGTGAGGACAGGGTGGCTTTCGATGTAAAACCGATCAAAGGTGGATTCGTTGCTATCACTTCCAATTCAGAGTCGAATACCCCAAATACCAGTAGGCTAAGTACATCCTACGACGGGGGTAAAACCTGGCAGCCCATTCATTCCGCCCTTCGGGACAAAGTTGTTATTGATTCAATAGGGCGGACCTGGAATGATCGCATTAATGATCGCCTTCGTGTGCACGCATACATGACTTCCATTACCCAGGTTGGTGAAAACTTCTTTAGTGCTCATCCTGGCGGCATTTTCAGATCATCAGACAAGGGAAAAACATGGGAATTGTTGCTTCCTTCTGTAGAAGATAAAGGCTTCAATTTATTTGTTTCAGGCAACGTGATCTATGCCATACCCAGCAGAGGTGGATGTTGA
- a CDS encoding winged helix-turn-helix domain-containing protein, translated as MARREILLRRIGHEILLQSGDSTSRVLPVKKIAKNEYQISFEKAFTFQPESLVHTTQRLLAKDPLASDYVVNVLNSARVAYGYAISKNKKDDIVACLGRKQPVAPYLINIQFKPAGIMTAKNGYLLGSLTVLAFVGFMFLKSVQPRKAFVADSQPTSIFPLGAMSFDAEARKLLINGKTIDLTRTETRVLRIFALSPNETIERSRLQKEIWEDEGVIVGRSLDMFISKLRKKMEFNTSVKIVVIRGKGYKLEISA; from the coding sequence TTGGCCCGAAGGGAAATTTTGCTTCGCCGAATCGGACACGAAATACTCCTGCAGTCGGGCGACAGTACATCCCGGGTACTACCGGTAAAAAAGATCGCCAAAAATGAATACCAGATCAGTTTTGAGAAGGCGTTTACTTTTCAACCCGAATCCCTGGTGCATACAACGCAACGTTTGTTAGCTAAAGACCCGCTCGCCAGTGATTACGTGGTTAATGTACTGAACAGTGCCCGTGTAGCCTATGGATATGCTATATCAAAAAATAAGAAAGATGATATTGTAGCCTGTTTAGGAAGAAAGCAACCCGTAGCGCCTTACCTGATTAACATTCAATTCAAACCGGCCGGAATAATGACCGCCAAGAACGGATATCTTTTGGGCAGCCTGACAGTTTTAGCCTTTGTTGGATTTATGTTTTTAAAATCTGTCCAGCCTCGGAAGGCTTTCGTAGCTGACAGTCAGCCTACGAGTATATTTCCTTTAGGGGCAATGTCGTTCGACGCGGAGGCTCGTAAGCTCCTGATAAATGGAAAGACCATCGACTTGACCAGAACGGAAACCCGTGTACTACGCATTTTCGCGTTGTCTCCTAATGAGACGATAGAGCGCAGCCGGCTACAAAAAGAAATATGGGAAGATGAAGGGGTTATAGTAGGCCGCAGTCTGGATATGTTTATTTCCAAACTTAGAAAAAAAATGGAATTTAATACGAGTGTCAAAATTGTTGTTATACGCGGCAAAGGATACAAGCTTGAAATTAGCGCTTAA